One Brassica napus cultivar Da-Ae chromosome A1, Da-Ae, whole genome shotgun sequence genomic region harbors:
- the LOC106358995 gene encoding uncharacterized protein LOC106358995, protein MAESNGEDPAKSLAPLYLTPRSDQPEEDQYQDQTKQHVHHDHQRTKLILCCGFILSLTILIAVTFIILSLTVFHLHSPKLTVTSISIIQPLDFVNGKVNTTQNATLAVEISLHNPNPAVFKVKDVSVLFYHDELVVVVGESTRRSETIPAKKTVEMNLTTEIDTRKLLASVPGLMEDFNGSVVLRNRVAVNGKVKMIKIFKKSVQLKTDCVVTMMMMNNSSKPSFDCNRTRNTYEHVRN, encoded by the coding sequence AGTCTTTAGCCCCACTTTATCTCACTCCCCGTAGCGACCAGCCCGAAGAAGACCAGTACCAAGACCAAACCAAACAACACGTCCACCACGACCACCAACGGACCAAACTAATCTTATGTTGTGGCTTCATCTTATCTCTAACCATACTCATCGCAGTCACTTTCATCATCCTCTCCCTCACGGTCTTCCACCTCCACAGCCCGAAGCTCACAGTAACTTCCATATCCATCATCCAACCGTTGGACTTCGTCAACGGTAAAGTCAACACGACTCAAAACGCTACCCTCGCAGTGGAGATCTCATTACACAATCCTAACCCTGCCGTGTTCAAAGTTAAAGACGTTTCGGTTTTGTTTTACCACGATGaactggtggtggtggttggGGAGAGTACTAGAAGAAGCGAAACTATTCCGGCGAAAAAGACGGTCGAGATGAATCTAACGACGGAGATCGATACGAGAAAGCTACTAGCATCTGTTCCAGGTCTAATGGAGGATTTTAACGGAAGCGTGGTGTTGAGAAACAGAGTTGCAGTTAACGGTAAAGTAAAGATGATCAAGATTTTCAAGAAGTCTGTTCAGCTTAAGACAGATTGTGTcgtgacgatgatgatgatgaacaacTCATCAAAGCCTAGTTTTGATTGTAATAGGACAAGAAACACGTACGAACATGTTCGAAACTGA